The following coding sequences lie in one Thermotoga sp. Mc24 genomic window:
- the rbsD gene encoding D-ribose pyranase, which yields MKKVGILNSEISKIVADMGHMDTLAVVDLGFPIPQGVKKVDLVVDRGKPGLMEVIEILLRELKVERIILAKEMDEKSIQTKQELLKLIEKMNGPVEVVTVPHKEFKEMSKNVKGIIRTGADIPYSNVILVGGVIF from the coding sequence ATGAAAAAGGTTGGTATTTTGAATTCGGAAATTTCTAAGATTGTAGCGGATATGGGACACATGGATACATTAGCCGTTGTGGACTTAGGATTTCCTATCCCGCAGGGAGTAAAAAAAGTAGATCTGGTGGTTGATAGAGGAAAGCCTGGCTTGATGGAAGTTATAGAAATTCTTCTTCGGGAGTTAAAGGTGGAGAGAATAATCCTTGCAAAGGAGATGGATGAGAAGAGTATACAAACTAAACAGGAACTTCTGAAACTTATAGAGAAAATGAATGGACCAGTTGAAGTCGTTACAGTTCCTCATAAGGAGTTTAAGGAAATGTCGAAAAACGTGAAGGGGATTATCAGAACAGGAGCGGACATTCCTTATTCCAATGTAATACTTGTGGGAGGGGTTATCTTCTAA
- the glpK gene encoding glycerol kinase GlpK, whose product MYVLAIDQSTSGTKAIIFDEKGGIVHRVTVYHKQYYPKPGWVEHDPEEIFRNTLDACRKVIEESGIKPLEIEALAITNQRETTILWEKKSGKPVYNAVVWQCQRGASLCEEIKKRGLEGKIKEKTGLVVDPYFSASKIRWILDNVEGVKNKAKQGEIAFGTVDSWLIWKLTKGEVHATDFSNASRTLLLNIHELRWDEEVLEIFEIPPEILPELKSSDSVFGYTDLGFLPKKIPIVGVMGDSSAALFGQGGFYSGDIKVTYGTGSSTMLNIGEKPNVSDSPIVCSVGWVVKETSSYVLEGNIHSAGDTIVWLKEKLGIISDPSETEKIALSLENNGGVYLVPAFVGLGAPYWRSDVKAAILGLQRNHGKEHVVRAALESIAYQVRDIFEEMVRISSKEPTEVRADGGITRNRFLMQFQADILNIPVLVSNIEEVSARGVAFVALLHLGAFSDLEEIRQKITYREKYEPRMGDELREMYYEGWKTAIRKLLTE is encoded by the coding sequence ATGTACGTTCTCGCAATAGATCAGAGTACCTCTGGTACGAAAGCTATTATATTCGATGAGAAAGGAGGAATTGTTCACAGGGTAACGGTGTACCACAAACAGTACTATCCAAAACCAGGCTGGGTAGAACACGATCCTGAGGAGATCTTTCGAAACACCTTAGATGCATGCAGAAAAGTCATTGAAGAATCGGGTATAAAACCGCTCGAGATAGAAGCTCTAGCTATTACGAACCAAAGAGAAACAACCATCTTGTGGGAGAAGAAATCAGGGAAACCAGTCTACAACGCTGTGGTCTGGCAGTGTCAGAGAGGGGCTTCTCTCTGTGAAGAGATAAAGAAAAGGGGATTGGAAGGGAAGATAAAAGAAAAAACAGGACTCGTAGTTGATCCTTATTTCTCTGCCAGTAAAATCAGGTGGATTCTGGACAATGTGGAAGGCGTAAAAAACAAGGCAAAGCAAGGAGAAATTGCTTTTGGAACAGTGGACAGCTGGCTGATCTGGAAATTGACTAAAGGGGAAGTTCATGCAACAGACTTTTCAAATGCGAGCCGCACACTTCTTCTCAACATTCATGAACTGAGATGGGATGAAGAAGTACTGGAGATCTTTGAAATTCCACCTGAAATCCTCCCTGAACTGAAAAGTTCAGATTCTGTCTTCGGTTACACCGATTTGGGATTTTTACCGAAAAAAATTCCCATAGTCGGTGTCATGGGAGATTCTTCTGCCGCTCTCTTTGGACAGGGAGGATTCTATTCAGGGGATATAAAGGTTACCTACGGTACAGGGAGTTCCACCATGTTGAACATAGGGGAAAAACCAAATGTATCAGATTCGCCCATTGTGTGCTCTGTTGGATGGGTCGTAAAAGAGACTTCCAGTTATGTACTCGAGGGTAACATTCATTCAGCAGGTGACACAATTGTTTGGTTAAAGGAAAAACTCGGAATCATAAGCGATCCCTCTGAAACAGAAAAAATAGCACTCTCTCTTGAAAACAACGGAGGGGTTTATTTGGTTCCTGCCTTCGTTGGGCTTGGGGCCCCGTACTGGCGAAGTGATGTGAAAGCGGCTATTCTGGGGCTTCAAAGGAATCATGGAAAAGAACATGTTGTTCGAGCGGCTTTGGAGTCCATAGCCTATCAAGTGAGAGATATCTTCGAGGAGATGGTCAGAATATCCAGTAAGGAACCCACCGAGGTCAGGGCAGATGGAGGAATCACAAGAAACAGATTTCTTATGCAGTTTCAGGCGGATATTCTGAACATACCAGTTTTAGTAAGCAACATAGAGGAAGTATCAGCGAGAGGAGTAGCTTTTGTTGCTTTGCTTCATCTCGGAGCGTTCAGCGATCTTGAAGAGATAAGGCAAAAGATAACTTACAGGGAAAAATACGAACCCCGGATGGGTGATGAATTACGGGAAATGTACTATGAAGGGTGGAAAACTGCTATCAGAAAACTACTCACCGAGTGA
- a CDS encoding ABC transporter permease: MQVERSRAKISWYQRISRYQSIFILLGLIVLFSFLSNRFLTLENFWIILRQTAVNLCIAVGMTFVILTGGIDLSVGSILGFSGAVTAKLLKYGLILSAFGVVLKFNPLGASIIGVLAGFAIGLFNGFIITRFNIPPFVATLGTMTAVRGFIMLLTKGHPITRLGDSFDFIGSGWFLGIPMPVWIAAIATGVGIFILRKTQFGRYVYAVGGNEKAAVLSGVNSKLTKLWVYAISGILSAVAGLIVTARLDSAQPNAGLMYELDAIAATVIGGASLSGGKGTLIGTVVGALIIGVLNDGLVLVGVSPFWQQVAKGFIIIAAVIAEKLGRGEKE, from the coding sequence ATGCAGGTCGAGAGATCCAGAGCGAAGATTTCGTGGTATCAAAGGATATCTCGCTATCAGTCGATTTTCATACTTCTTGGTCTTATCGTCTTGTTCAGTTTTCTGTCCAATCGATTTCTCACTCTTGAAAATTTCTGGATCATTCTCAGACAAACAGCTGTTAACCTCTGTATAGCTGTGGGTATGACGTTTGTCATTCTCACGGGAGGAATAGATCTATCTGTTGGTTCTATCCTTGGATTCTCGGGGGCTGTAACCGCAAAACTTTTGAAGTATGGTCTGATACTAAGTGCGTTTGGTGTCGTGCTCAAGTTCAATCCTCTTGGTGCATCAATAATTGGAGTCTTGGCTGGTTTTGCAATAGGATTGTTCAATGGGTTTATTATCACAAGATTCAATATTCCCCCATTTGTGGCCACACTGGGAACAATGACAGCAGTTAGAGGATTCATCATGCTTCTGACTAAAGGACATCCTATAACGCGATTGGGTGATAGTTTTGACTTCATAGGTTCTGGGTGGTTTTTAGGGATTCCAATGCCAGTCTGGATAGCCGCTATAGCCACAGGAGTAGGCATTTTTATTCTCAGAAAAACTCAGTTTGGAAGATATGTATATGCTGTTGGAGGTAATGAAAAAGCAGCAGTTCTCTCTGGTGTGAATTCAAAACTGACGAAACTCTGGGTGTACGCGATATCGGGTATCCTCTCGGCTGTTGCAGGTCTAATAGTTACCGCCCGTTTAGATTCAGCCCAGCCAAATGCTGGTTTGATGTACGAGCTAGATGCAATAGCCGCAACAGTTATTGGAGGAGCCTCTCTTTCAGGTGGAAAAGGAACTCTCATAGGAACTGTTGTAGGTGCATTGATAATTGGTGTTTTGAACGATGGGTTGGTACTCGTTGGTGTTTCTCCTTTCTGGCAACAGGTTGCAAAGGGATTCATAATAATAGCTGCTGTGATAGCAGAAAAACTCGGTAGAGGGGAAAAGGAGTGA
- a CDS encoding L-fucose/L-arabinose isomerase family protein: MEKMTFGLIVGNREFFPDRLVEEGRERVIKVLEGMGYRVVTLSPSDTKLGAVETAKDAKKCAELFKEKAGEIDGIIVTLPNFGDEKGVAQAIRLSGLNVPVLVHAFPDDPEKLDLQNRRDSFCGKISVSNNLKQYGIEFSLTTLHTEDPESEVFKRDIEKFAAVCRIVKGMRNIKVGAIGARPSAFNTVRFSEKILERMSISVETVDLSEILHRVSNLKDDDERVRRKLEEIKKNYRLQIVPEEKILLMAKFGSVIDEWIEENDIKALAIQCWTSLEWNLGITPCTIMSLLNEKGKPAACEVDITGALSMYVLQLASGQPSAIVDWNNNYRDENETILFHCGNFPASIYEEKPEIKYADVIGTTVGKERAYGACAGKIKTSPFTFLRLTTDDNEGKVKAYVGEGQILDENPKTFGSRGVARIEKLQELMKYICENGFEHHVAINLSRVADAVKEALEKYLGIVVHKHNAEV, translated from the coding sequence ATGGAAAAGATGACCTTTGGTTTGATCGTCGGAAACAGGGAATTTTTCCCCGACAGACTGGTAGAAGAAGGAAGAGAAAGGGTAATAAAAGTTTTAGAAGGCATGGGATACAGGGTGGTAACCCTTTCACCCTCTGATACGAAACTCGGAGCTGTGGAAACAGCTAAAGACGCTAAAAAGTGTGCGGAACTTTTTAAGGAAAAAGCCGGGGAAATAGACGGGATTATTGTTACTCTTCCAAATTTTGGTGATGAGAAAGGAGTAGCTCAGGCAATCAGATTGAGTGGTTTGAATGTTCCTGTGCTGGTCCATGCGTTTCCAGATGATCCGGAGAAGCTCGACCTTCAGAATAGAAGGGATTCTTTCTGTGGAAAAATATCTGTAAGCAACAACCTGAAGCAATATGGGATAGAGTTCTCCTTGACGACACTTCATACAGAGGATCCAGAAAGTGAAGTATTTAAACGGGACATAGAGAAGTTTGCTGCCGTGTGCAGAATCGTTAAGGGAATGAGAAACATAAAAGTTGGAGCAATAGGAGCGAGACCCAGTGCCTTCAACACGGTGAGATTCTCTGAGAAGATCCTTGAAAGAATGAGCATTTCTGTTGAAACGGTAGACCTCTCGGAGATTCTTCACAGAGTTTCTAATCTCAAAGATGACGACGAGAGAGTAAGGAGAAAACTTGAGGAGATAAAGAAAAATTACAGGTTACAGATTGTACCGGAAGAGAAAATTCTCTTGATGGCAAAGTTTGGATCCGTCATTGACGAATGGATTGAGGAAAACGATATAAAAGCTCTTGCAATTCAATGTTGGACCTCTCTTGAATGGAATTTGGGAATAACTCCGTGTACCATCATGAGCCTTCTCAACGAAAAAGGAAAACCTGCCGCCTGCGAGGTTGATATCACCGGTGCTCTCTCTATGTATGTACTCCAGTTAGCTTCTGGACAGCCATCTGCAATAGTTGACTGGAACAATAACTACAGAGATGAAAACGAAACAATTCTCTTCCACTGTGGAAATTTCCCGGCTTCTATCTATGAAGAAAAACCTGAAATCAAATATGCAGATGTAATAGGAACAACTGTGGGTAAAGAAAGGGCCTATGGAGCTTGTGCAGGGAAGATAAAGACCTCACCGTTCACTTTTCTGAGGCTCACTACAGATGATAACGAAGGAAAAGTGAAAGCATATGTGGGAGAAGGGCAGATACTGGATGAAAATCCAAAGACCTTTGGAAGCAGGGGCGTGGCAAGAATTGAGAAGCTCCAGGAACTCATGAAATACATCTGTGAAAACGGATTTGAACACCATGTAGCGATAAATCTCTCGAGAGTGGCAGATGCTGTGAAAGAAGCTTTGGAAAAATATCTTGGGATAGTAGTTCATAAACATAACGCTGAAGTTTAG
- a CDS encoding transketolase, protein MGALTRHEVLELKRKAIEIRKMILDMIYKAKSGHTGGSLSSVEILVTLFYKILRVKPEDPNWEDRDRFILSKGHSVEAYYAVLADKGFFPKEELETYCKYGSRLTGHPTRKVPGVEVNTGALGHGLAIGVGMALAGKMDGKDYKVYVLMGDGELDEGSVWEAAQVASHYSLDNLIGIVDRNRLQISGHTEEVLKLEPLSKRWEAFGWNVLEVDGHDFESLYKTFVSIPRETGKPHLIIANTIKGKGISFIEGRVEWHHKVPSDEEYRKAIEELEEQLKTLEEGDMV, encoded by the coding sequence GTGGGTGCATTGACCAGACACGAGGTTCTTGAACTGAAAAGAAAAGCTATCGAAATAAGAAAGATGATTCTCGATATGATCTACAAGGCAAAGTCAGGGCATACCGGCGGTTCCTTATCGAGCGTGGAAATCCTGGTAACACTCTTTTACAAAATTCTCAGAGTGAAACCGGAAGATCCGAACTGGGAAGACAGAGACAGGTTTATTCTGAGCAAGGGTCACAGCGTTGAAGCATATTACGCAGTCTTAGCTGATAAAGGATTTTTCCCGAAAGAAGAACTCGAGACGTACTGCAAGTACGGTTCTAGGCTCACAGGACATCCCACCAGAAAAGTCCCAGGGGTTGAGGTGAACACCGGTGCGCTTGGTCATGGTCTTGCCATCGGGGTTGGTATGGCTTTAGCAGGAAAAATGGATGGTAAAGACTACAAGGTTTACGTTTTGATGGGAGACGGGGAGCTGGATGAAGGAAGCGTCTGGGAAGCAGCACAGGTGGCGTCCCACTATAGTCTTGATAATTTGATAGGCATAGTTGATAGGAATCGTCTTCAGATATCTGGCCACACAGAAGAAGTCTTGAAACTGGAACCACTCTCAAAAAGATGGGAAGCATTTGGCTGGAACGTGCTGGAAGTTGATGGTCACGATTTTGAGTCACTTTACAAAACGTTTGTCTCCATACCTAGAGAAACTGGGAAACCACATTTGATAATCGCAAACACGATAAAAGGAAAAGGAATCTCCTTCATTGAAGGAAGAGTAGAATGGCACCACAAGGTTCCAAGTGATGAAGAATACAGGAAAGCCATCGAAGAGTTAGAAGAACAGCTGAAAACGCTAGAAGAAGGTGATATGGTATGA
- a CDS encoding DUF5605 domain-containing protein: protein MTQNNVEKWGTYEITLKGKAEGNPFTDVEIKAVFTSEAGDSFEVEGFYDGEDTFKIRFMPNRTGLWKYEVRSDIKDLDGMKGEFLCVDPSEGNHGPVRVCNTYHFCYEDGTPYHPFGTTLYAWVHQREELIQQTLESLRNSPFNKVRMCVFPKYYAYNREEPPMLPMSWREEDGRYQVEFNVKFFQHFERLVKELMDMGIEADVILFHPYDKWGFCSMPEEVDKAYLRYLIARISSYRNVWWSMANEYDLIKPQKDWDGYFHFIVEKDPYNHLRSVHQCFKFYDHTKPWITHASIQWQGSLRSWSGEPEIDIGINLIPKWREMYKKPVIIDECGYEGNIEYGWGNLPPQEMMNRFWEGVTSGGYVTHGETYYSEDEVLWWSKGGRLKGESPKRIAFLRTIIEEAPPFLKPIKLDPMMDWDVHCIGKEGEYYLIYFDINRPVKRTLKLPEGKYRVDLVDCWETEIHSLGIFQGQVVIRLPGKSYVALRIQKMENNDDWIILREDAKL from the coding sequence ATGACTCAAAACAATGTTGAAAAATGGGGAACATACGAAATAACACTCAAAGGGAAAGCGGAGGGGAATCCTTTTACAGACGTAGAAATCAAAGCAGTGTTTACAAGCGAAGCTGGTGACAGTTTTGAAGTGGAAGGCTTTTATGATGGGGAAGATACCTTCAAGATCAGGTTCATGCCGAACAGGACTGGTTTGTGGAAGTACGAGGTAAGAAGCGACATCAAAGATCTTGACGGTATGAAAGGAGAGTTTCTGTGTGTTGACCCTTCTGAAGGGAATCATGGACCTGTTCGAGTGTGCAACACTTATCATTTCTGCTATGAAGATGGGACACCTTACCATCCGTTTGGGACAACACTCTATGCGTGGGTACACCAGAGAGAAGAACTCATTCAGCAGACACTCGAATCACTCAGGAACTCTCCATTCAACAAAGTCAGGATGTGTGTGTTTCCGAAGTACTACGCTTACAATAGAGAAGAACCTCCTATGCTTCCTATGAGCTGGAGAGAGGAAGACGGGAGATATCAGGTAGAGTTCAATGTGAAGTTTTTCCAGCACTTTGAGAGGTTAGTGAAGGAACTTATGGACATGGGGATAGAAGCGGACGTGATACTGTTCCATCCGTATGACAAATGGGGATTTTGCAGCATGCCGGAAGAAGTGGACAAAGCGTACTTGAGGTATCTGATAGCGAGAATTTCTTCTTACAGAAATGTGTGGTGGTCAATGGCGAACGAATACGACCTTATCAAACCACAAAAAGACTGGGATGGATACTTTCATTTCATAGTGGAGAAAGACCCTTATAACCATCTAAGATCAGTGCATCAGTGTTTCAAGTTTTATGATCACACAAAACCCTGGATAACACACGCCAGCATTCAGTGGCAGGGGTCACTGAGATCGTGGAGCGGAGAACCTGAGATAGATATAGGCATAAATTTAATACCAAAATGGCGCGAGATGTACAAAAAACCAGTTATCATCGATGAATGTGGCTACGAAGGGAACATTGAGTACGGATGGGGTAATCTGCCACCACAGGAGATGATGAATCGCTTTTGGGAAGGTGTTACCTCTGGAGGTTATGTGACACATGGAGAAACTTATTACTCTGAAGACGAAGTCCTCTGGTGGTCAAAAGGCGGAAGATTGAAAGGTGAAAGTCCAAAAAGAATCGCATTCCTGAGAACGATTATAGAAGAAGCTCCACCGTTTCTTAAACCTATCAAGCTTGATCCTATGATGGACTGGGACGTTCATTGCATTGGTAAAGAAGGAGAATATTACCTGATCTACTTTGATATCAACAGACCAGTGAAAAGAACCTTAAAGCTTCCAGAAGGTAAGTACAGAGTAGATTTAGTTGACTGCTGGGAAACAGAGATACATAGTCTGGGGATCTTCCAGGGACAAGTTGTGATAAGGTTGCCGGGGAAATCGTATGTCGCTTTAAGAATTCAAAAAATGGAGAATAACGACGATTGGATAATTCTCCGAGAAGATGCTAAATTATAA
- a CDS encoding D-ribose ABC transporter substrate-binding protein, producing MKKSLFVVLVLVGLLLVSFTGLAQEQQKPKGKMAIVISTLNNPWFVVLAETAKQRAEQLGYEATIFDSQNDTAKESAHFDAIIAAGYDAIIFNPTDADGSIANVKRAKEAGIPVFCVDRGINARGLAVAQIYSDNYYGGVLMGEYFVKFLKEKYPDAKEIPYAELLGILSAQPTWDRSNGFHSVVDQYPEFKMVAQQSAEFDRDTAYKVTEQILQAHPEIKAIWCGNDAMALGAMKACEAAGRTDIYIFGFDGAEDVINAIKEGKQIVATIMQFPKLMARLAVEWADQYLRGERSFPEIVPVTVELVTRENIDKYTAYGRKEE from the coding sequence ATGAAGAAGAGCTTGTTTGTGGTGTTGGTATTGGTTGGATTGTTACTGGTTTCCTTCACAGGTTTGGCACAGGAACAGCAGAAACCAAAAGGAAAGATGGCTATTGTGATCTCCACACTTAACAATCCATGGTTTGTTGTCCTCGCTGAAACAGCGAAGCAAAGAGCAGAACAACTCGGCTATGAAGCTACTATCTTTGATTCTCAGAATGACACAGCTAAGGAGTCGGCTCACTTCGATGCGATCATAGCTGCCGGATATGATGCCATCATCTTCAATCCCACCGATGCGGATGGATCGATAGCAAACGTGAAGAGAGCGAAAGAAGCAGGCATACCTGTCTTCTGTGTAGACAGGGGAATTAACGCAAGAGGACTGGCGGTAGCACAAATTTATTCAGATAACTACTATGGTGGTGTGCTTATGGGTGAATACTTTGTAAAGTTCCTCAAAGAGAAATATCCAGATGCAAAAGAAATCCCATATGCGGAGCTTCTCGGAATACTCAGTGCACAACCCACCTGGGATAGATCAAATGGATTCCACAGCGTTGTAGATCAATATCCCGAGTTCAAGATGGTGGCACAGCAATCCGCAGAATTTGACAGAGACACAGCTTACAAAGTCACAGAACAGATTCTCCAGGCACATCCTGAAATTAAAGCCATATGGTGCGGAAACGATGCTATGGCACTCGGTGCTATGAAAGCATGTGAAGCTGCAGGAAGAACCGATATCTACATTTTTGGATTCGATGGAGCAGAAGACGTGATAAATGCCATCAAAGAAGGAAAGCAGATCGTAGCAACTATCATGCAATTCCCGAAACTTATGGCAAGATTGGCAGTTGAATGGGCTGACCAGTACCTCAGAGGTGAAAGAAGCTTCCCGGAGATTGTACCTGTCACTGTTGAGCTGGTGACAAGAGAAAACATCGATAAGTACACTGCTTACGGCAGAAAAGAAGAATAA
- a CDS encoding sugar ABC transporter ATP-binding protein, whose product MMLNTEKEREVLLEARNITKTFPGVIAVNNVTLQIYKGEVCALVGENGAGKSTLMKILAGVYPDYEGQIFLEGKEVRFRNPREAQENGIALIPQELDLVPNLSSAENIFLSREPVNEFGVIEYQKMFEQASKLFSKLGVNIDPKTKVEDLSTSQQQMVAIAKALSLDAKIIIMDEPTSAIGKRETEQLFNIIRSLKNEGKSVIYISHRLEEIFEIADRVVVMRDGRKVGEGPIEEFDHDKLVRLMVGRSIDQFFIKERATITDEIFRVEGIKLWSLDRKKLLVDDVSFYVRKGEVLGIYGLVGAGRTELLEAIFGAHPGRTEGKVFIGGKEIKIHSPRDAVKNGIGLVPEDRKTAGLILQMSVLHNITLPSVVMKLIVRKFGLIDSQLEKEIVRSFIEKLNIKTPSPYQIVENLSGGNQQKVVLAKWLAIKPKVLLLDEPTRGIDVNAKSEIYKLISEMAVSGMGVVMVSSELPEILAMSDRILVMSEGRKTAEFLREEVTEEDLLKAAIPRSVKVETTQREE is encoded by the coding sequence ATGATGCTCAACACAGAAAAAGAAAGGGAAGTATTGCTGGAAGCCAGAAATATTACCAAAACTTTTCCGGGAGTAATCGCTGTCAATAATGTAACTCTTCAAATATATAAAGGGGAAGTTTGCGCTCTGGTTGGAGAAAACGGAGCTGGCAAATCCACTCTCATGAAGATTTTGGCCGGGGTATATCCGGATTACGAGGGACAGATCTTTCTGGAAGGAAAAGAGGTTCGATTCAGGAATCCAAGAGAAGCCCAGGAGAATGGAATCGCCTTAATTCCTCAAGAACTAGATCTTGTACCTAATCTTAGTTCAGCTGAAAATATCTTTCTCTCCAGAGAACCGGTCAACGAGTTTGGTGTGATTGAATACCAGAAAATGTTTGAACAAGCTTCAAAATTATTTTCAAAGCTAGGAGTTAATATCGATCCAAAAACAAAAGTGGAAGATCTGAGCACTAGTCAACAACAAATGGTAGCTATTGCTAAAGCACTTTCACTTGACGCCAAAATAATCATCATGGACGAACCAACCTCTGCCATAGGTAAACGTGAAACTGAACAACTGTTCAATATTATAAGATCTTTAAAAAATGAAGGAAAATCTGTGATTTACATTTCTCATCGATTAGAGGAAATATTCGAAATAGCTGACAGGGTTGTTGTGATGAGAGATGGTAGAAAGGTAGGAGAGGGTCCCATAGAAGAATTTGATCATGATAAACTTGTTAGATTAATGGTAGGAAGAAGTATAGATCAGTTTTTTATAAAAGAACGTGCGACAATAACAGACGAAATTTTCAGAGTGGAAGGTATTAAACTGTGGAGTTTGGACAGAAAGAAACTTTTAGTTGATGATGTGAGTTTTTACGTCAGGAAGGGAGAAGTATTGGGAATATATGGATTAGTCGGCGCTGGAAGAACAGAACTTTTGGAGGCTATATTCGGCGCCCATCCAGGTCGTACAGAAGGAAAGGTATTCATTGGAGGAAAAGAAATAAAAATTCACTCTCCTAGGGACGCTGTAAAGAATGGGATAGGATTAGTCCCAGAGGATAGAAAAACTGCAGGACTGATTCTTCAAATGTCTGTTTTGCATAATATAACCCTCCCTTCAGTGGTAATGAAACTTATCGTTAGAAAATTTGGATTAATAGATAGTCAACTCGAAAAAGAAATCGTTCGTTCGTTTATAGAAAAATTAAACATTAAAACTCCTTCACCCTATCAAATCGTGGAGAACCTCAGTGGAGGAAACCAGCAAAAAGTAGTTCTGGCAAAATGGCTTGCAATAAAACCAAAGGTACTTCTCTTAGATGAACCTACCAGAGGAATTGATGTAAACGCAAAGAGTGAGATTTACAAACTCATAAGTGAAATGGCTGTTTCAGGAATGGGTGTAGTTATGGTTTCCTCTGAACTTCCAGAGATACTTGCCATGTCCGACAGAATTCTTGTTATGTCTGAGGGGCGGAAAACAGCTGAGTTTCTCAGAGAAGAAGTCACCGAGGAAGATCTTCTGAAAGCAGCAATCCCCAGAAGTGTGAAGGTAGAAACAACACAAAGGGAGGAGTGA
- a CDS encoding transketolase family protein — MKVALRKTIGERLLELAKQDEKIVVVTSDARGSAAIADFFKVFPERSIEVGIAEQTAAGVAAGLALCGKKAWVFGPACFYSARNLEQIKNDIAYSDANVKIVAVSGGVSYGPLGSTHHALHDVAVMRAIPNLKVLLPSDAVLAAAILEQLLKDEKPVYMRTGRNPVPVIYSRDEKFEVGRAITLKEGNDITIIATGEVVWRALEAAKILEKEGISARVIDMFTVKPLDEEAVFRAARETGRIVTVEEHSIFGGLGGAVAEFLSQNLPTPMKILGIPDEYPVTGTQDEVLKHYGLAPEGIAKTVLEWFKEGN, encoded by the coding sequence ATGAAAGTTGCTCTCAGAAAGACAATAGGTGAAAGATTGCTAGAACTTGCGAAGCAGGATGAAAAGATCGTGGTTGTAACCTCTGATGCACGGGGATCCGCGGCCATTGCGGACTTTTTCAAAGTATTTCCAGAAAGATCAATAGAAGTCGGAATAGCTGAGCAGACAGCAGCTGGAGTAGCCGCCGGTCTTGCCCTCTGCGGAAAGAAGGCCTGGGTCTTTGGACCTGCATGCTTCTATTCCGCAAGAAATTTAGAGCAGATAAAAAACGACATTGCCTACTCGGATGCCAATGTGAAAATCGTGGCAGTCAGTGGAGGGGTCAGCTATGGCCCTCTGGGAAGTACACACCATGCTCTCCACGACGTAGCTGTTATGAGAGCCATTCCCAACCTGAAAGTATTGCTTCCCAGTGATGCTGTTCTTGCAGCTGCCATCTTGGAACAGTTACTGAAAGATGAGAAACCCGTATACATGAGAACGGGAAGGAATCCGGTACCTGTGATCTATTCACGAGACGAAAAATTCGAGGTAGGAAGAGCAATAACATTGAAAGAGGGCAATGATATCACAATAATAGCAACAGGAGAAGTCGTGTGGAGAGCTTTGGAAGCGGCAAAGATTCTTGAAAAGGAAGGAATAAGTGCAAGGGTGATTGATATGTTTACCGTTAAACCCCTGGATGAAGAAGCAGTTTTCAGAGCTGCTCGAGAAACAGGAAGAATAGTAACCGTTGAGGAACATAGCATTTTTGGAGGTCTCGGTGGAGCGGTTGCAGAATTCCTTTCTCAAAATTTACCTACTCCTATGAAAATCCTTGGGATACCCGATGAGTATCCGGTTACAGGAACGCAGGATGAAGTTTTAAAACACTACGGCCTTGCGCCAGAGGGGATTGCAAAAACTGTCTTAGAGTGGTTCAAGGAGGGAAATTAG
- a CDS encoding DUF2291 domain-containing protein — MKSKLTKRKVISMIVVFFILLLIYLSCDVIPIEEMEKGFDPKRYARELWFKLQDMMNEGLGYDAVEVLNTLDENPELAHQKFAKVVGVSNYRYYIIQGVGEIVEIKDDGILVKVRENRKVPDLFLSNHIFGNGIVNATGIAKMEDFDRIIDFNLTATELNKIVKEEVVNSFLKQLSKGAGSVGSLVRFIAVFTLLKDEEIKYPIEAIPLYLEIQGGF; from the coding sequence TTGAAATCGAAGTTAACTAAAAGAAAAGTTATTTCCATGATTGTTGTCTTCTTTATCTTACTTCTGATCTATCTTTCGTGTGATGTCATTCCTATAGAAGAAATGGAGAAAGGCTTCGATCCCAAAAGATACGCCAGAGAATTATGGTTCAAGCTCCAAGACATGATGAACGAGGGACTTGGTTATGATGCGGTGGAAGTTTTAAATACATTGGACGAAAATCCTGAACTTGCTCATCAAAAGTTTGCTAAGGTAGTTGGCGTTTCAAATTACAGATATTACATCATACAGGGTGTAGGAGAAATTGTTGAAATAAAAGACGATGGAATACTCGTTAAAGTCAGAGAAAACCGCAAAGTTCCAGATTTGTTTCTAAGTAATCACATTTTTGGCAATGGAATAGTCAACGCTACTGGTATTGCAAAAATGGAAGATTTTGATAGAATCATTGATTTCAACCTCACTGCCACGGAGCTGAACAAAATAGTGAAAGAAGAGGTGGTCAATTCTTTCTTAAAACAACTCTCGAAAGGAGCAGGCAGCGTGGGTTCTCTTGTTAGATTCATAGCCGTTTTTACTCTACTCAAAGATGAAGAAATTAAGTATCCAATAGAAGCGATTCCGCTTTATCTGGAAATTCAGGGAGGTTTTTGA